In Tribolium castaneum strain GA2 chromosome 8, icTriCast1.1, whole genome shotgun sequence, the genomic window AACTTATAGCCACGGCTAAGGCTATAGCTGATGCTAGTAATGACGTCACGAGAATTGCCAAACAATTGGCGAGGGAGTGTACGGATAAGAGGATCCGTACGAATTTGTTACAGGTGTGCGAAAGGATTCCAACGATTGCTACACAATTGAAGATTTTGAGCACGGTCAAGGCCACCATGTTGGGAGCGCAAGGTATTTTTTAACACTTGTTGTAATTATTTGTGCGCTATTGTAAATACATGCTTTCGAATTGCTTACGTAGAGAAAGGAAAGCCGAAAAAGGGTAAGTAAGCATTCATTTTGCTACTCGTGTCGTATGTTTTGTGAGCAAATTATTTTGGAGCACGAGCGCCGGAGTGCAtcagttatagttttaactTGAATTTTTCCCCAATAGGTTCGGAGGAAGACCGCGAAGCGACGGAAATGTTGGAAGGCAATGCCCAGAATCTCATGCAAAGCGTAAAAGAGACAGTCAGAGCGGCAGAGAGTGCCAGCGTTAAAATTCACGCCCAAACACACGGCAAACTTCGATGGGTTCGAAGACAACCGTGGTACGCCTATGCTTAGATAATTATCCACAAGCGCAAAAAAGTCTATTTGTTTTCAACGACATTgtgttcattttattttagattaaCTAAGTCTTAACTAACGAACGAGTTACGaaactgatttttattttttgtaatcattGATTATTAATTCTCACATACACAGAACACAATCCCTCTCTTCTCTCTGTGTCTATCTAGTGATAGGAGGAAACTTGCCTTAGTggaataatagttatttttctaTGCTTTATTATAAAGATATATACTATTAAAGAATTATTACGAATATTTATATACAAGTGCAATAGTGCCAAATTTATGTTTAAGTATAGCcatgtttgttattatttaaagtacAAATTCTTGAGGCAATACCCATGGCTTAAACTTGTTGAAACGtgcttaaattttattgctttaaatgtttttattttctaatattattaattttttaactattttatttgtatttggaatgaattttgtgtaacgAATTAATAAAGAACTATTTATACATCTTGGTGAATTCAATTCGAAACCATGCCAATTTCCCATCATAATatcataaattaaaacatcgtTTCctctatttatttaataaaacccacaatttaattttttattgacaaatATGTTTAGACGTCCTCTGCACGTGTTTCTCTTCCTCATAATATGCCACACAACCCTTGGCTCATTCGTAAATATTCACACCACCCTTCCTCAAAAAACCCTAAAGTTTTTAGATGAAACACAAGTACATGGTGGACGTGGAAAACGGCTATTTGTGCCCTGACAACAGCCAACTCGAAATCCCAATGCGAAAATACCGAATCGATCGCTTGAATCGCACCCACCGTGCCATCACAGCCGACTTTTCTTTAGCGCGCCCCATTGATCAAAACACCGAAGGCGGCGTGATTTTAGAACGCTGGTCTGATGGTAAATGGATGAATATGCCCATTTTTCCCTTCCAGAAAGACCCATGCAAGAATGTGATGACCAGCGGTTTCGACGATTTGGTCAAAATGGCCGTTGATTTCGGCAAAGCCCTAGGCCTGAAAAATGTGGAAAAGTGCGACATACCGCCCGGAAATTACACCGTCAACAATTACGCCATCGATATCACTAATAGTGCCCCCTTTTGGGCCGGAAGATTCCGGGCTACGATGGTTCTAAGGGCGCGCGACACGAAAAGGAAGATTTTTTGTGTCGGGTCGTTGCTAAACTTCGTCGAAATTTGATTGCGAAAGAGTTGGGGAAATCCATTAGTACTAATTGAAAATCTGTCACAATACAAAATGTTTTCGTCGAAACTTGACCTATTTTGTTCTTTCCTTATTGTAATGCAAAccaattgtgaaaaaattacaccaaatCAAGTGATAACGAACATAAACCAGGCAATCGAAGTCCAAGAAGGTGCAGATTATCTGGGCTTGAGATTAccaaatcataaaaaattaacacgcGAAATGTTCAATTTTTCGAACAGTATTCGAATAATGACAGTTCAGGCTCCAAACGTTGAAGTCATCGAAAGTGGGTTTTTACAAAACTGGGATTCCCTGTATTGGGTTCAGATAACGATGACTCAAATAACGACAATACGAAAACACACATTCGAAAAACTGCaagttgcaaaaattaatctaAACCGAAATGGGGAGTTGCGAATAATCGAAAATGAAGCTTTTGTCGACTTGGCTTTCCTCGAACATCTCGACTTGAGAGATAACGCTTTAATCGAAATGGACCCCAAAAGTTTTACTCGATTACCTGCCTTGTTCGATTTGAGTTTGGAATCAAATCATTTACGtaaacttggaaaaaattcaTTCGAATTTATTCAACAGAATGGTTCAAGTATTAATCTCTCATACAACACGATTGAAACTATTGATAAAGACGTGTTTGGTGGAATGACTGGGTTACAATCGCGGTTTGTTTTCACCAGTAATCAAATACGCACTTTACCGGCcggtgtttttgataattttgcaGTTTCAAGCTGCGACTTGAGTAATAATAAGATTGTGTCACTTTctgatgattttttcaaacataggGCCCGTTTGAATGTGTTATCTCTTGTAGAAAATCCGCTAGATTCGAtaactttgcaaaaattgatgGCATGGGCGGAGAAAAATCACGTTCAAGTGCATTTCACGCCTTCggttggcaataaattgtacatttctacttttttattattgtatattgctatattccacgtttcgatttaaatttttcgcaTAAAATCAAATTCCCCTGAGTTTCGAAATTAATACTACGGATATCAAAAGGTTAGGAtgtgaaacgacgtacaaataaaatgttcccgtcctcgatagttccgttaaggTCGCTAGAGGGCACAGTTTTTCCATTATTGTCATAGTCAAGACAGTAAACCTATAGAACCCAGACTCCTATGCATTTTTTTAGACATTactattttatagaaataaaaaaatgtattttgacGTAAGTCACATGTTTATGTCACAGTATAATCTAATAATCACGCGTCATTTTAATATATCTGTTGAATAATTAACAGACAAATGAAGCTGAACTACTTTGTTTAAGTTCCTATGGgcatatattaaaaaaaaatgaaatataacttttaaaaaggattTTTTTGGAGAACAAGAACAACGACAGGTCGCGTGATGCCGTTTTCAAATTGTACGTATTTTctctactttaaaataaaagtgataaaaaaacCAGGATATCTAGTTGGCTGTGCCTTATTTTGCATGCCAGTAGATGGTGGGGCACAAAAATCTACGAGTTTGCGTTCTATAGTTttccatttaaattttcagagcaataaatttgtaaaaattgttaaatttttctaaagacaactaaaaaaatacagcaaaaaaaaacaaaaagtagaaaaaattgtatattacactcgttttataagactcattcgtgccacaataaaacgtcttataaaactcggaTAATATACTATTTACTTGCCACACTATATTAACTATTTGACTCattccttcgtcgtgctccaaaaccataataataatatactattttaccTAAACttttgaagatagaaatatggtgtcacggacttttttataggaaatttaattctcaacaaatttcttcctaacatttttcttgtatctttaactgtattcgcagcgtcttCAAAAATACAGGACGAAGCGCAAatggtaaattttaaataattttttaccatgtttcttataaaaattttagtaatcaGTTTTTCTCGGTCTGTTAAGAATTCAAAGCTCAATATATCTGTATTtatttccaagtaattagtgaattgatttaatttaaattaattttaaaaagttggcGTCGGGACGATAtaacgctcgaagcgccctcatttttactatgccgtactatttttttgggttcgaAAACCCATCTCGATTCGtttcctaagttatagttcaccgtattaaacacaattttgtgttaaatacTTAAATAGTTATTGTTGTAACAAGACTCACGTAAATATTGCCGTATTCAACATCAGTTTTGAACACAGAAACCGGGCAAGCCAAGCACcagaaaaaaacgaaatagaACAAGACTTACCACACAAGCACGTCACAA contains:
- the LOC107398080 gene encoding uncharacterized protein LOC107398080 produces the protein MFRRPLHVFLFLIICHTTLGSFMKHKYMVDVENGYLCPDNSQLEIPMRKYRIDRLNRTHRAITADFSLARPIDQNTEGGVILERWSDGKWMNMPIFPFQKDPCKNVMTSGFDDLVKMAVDFGKALGLKNVEKCDIPPGNYTVNNYAIDITNSAPFWAGRFRATMVLRARDTKRKIFCVGSLLNFVEI